In Melanotaenia boesemani isolate fMelBoe1 chromosome 7, fMelBoe1.pri, whole genome shotgun sequence, a single window of DNA contains:
- the gask1b gene encoding Golgi-associated kinase 1B, which yields MGKSWIHWLWIIHLKLTINYRRCFHSKRSLLIATICLVYLFFVVSHFGHLQQRRGTRTDEDKDLHVHEFYNLDFHGALPSSADMQRVAEFVVPTRSNVVYITLKSKRFKPAHIRGTIRPKLRKKTKRPKRINQSITQNKLRTLERDKGQMKFASNMSWKGTGDVDYNSVNVIHNSFLNTVDSQISSIRIYSQRAPPWFSARDLKSMRFLADAKVLRIKEFFRGDAPSLLIFEGETRAPVAYQKHLKGRDVCEGQCGIICSPVDNTEVFAFHLDRVLGLNRTLPAVSRKFSLLHDGQSCPVVSWDASLYPEGVAAALTTVKLTWGEYQSSLKQRCWYKNISPKPDSGCSTIHHYEWSKLALFDFLLQIHNRLDLSCCGFRPRQEDECVQLGHHAACGDPNNIQLANIINRDYDPRHLVFTNNKGFFDRNEDNLDFRLLEGIKEFPEQAVSVLRSRKLREKLLQSLFLDQRYWESQGGRHGIDKLIDVIERRAKVLLTYINAHGIKVITMDV from the exons ATGGGGAAGTCCTGGATTCACTGGCTATGgataattcatttaaaactaaCGATCAATTACCGGAGGTGCTTTCATTCCAAAAGAAGTTTGTTAATTGCGACTATATGTCTGGTCTATTTGTTTTTCGTGGTTTCACATTTTGGACACTTGCAGCAACGCCGTGGCACAAGGACTGATGAGGACAAGGACCTGCATGTGCATGAATTTTATAATTTGGACTTTCACGGCGCACTGCCAAGCTCAGCTGACATGCAGAGAGTTGCTGAGTTTGTTGTCCCGACTCGATCAAATGTGGTGTACATAACGTTGAAATCTAAGCGTTTCAAACCAGCACATATACGAGGCACAATCCGACCAAagctgaggaaaaaaacaaagagacctAAAAGGATAAATCAGTCAATTACGCAAAACAAACTACGCACTTTAGAGCGGGACAAAGGCCAAATGAAGTTCGCTTCCAATATGTCCTGGAAAGGAACCGGCGATGTGGATTATAACTCAGTGAACGTAATACATAACTCGTTTTTAAATACTGTGGACTCACAGATTAGTTCAATCCGAATTTACAGCCAACGGGCACCGCCATGGTTCAGTGCACGTGACTTGAAAAGCATGCGCTTTCTTGCAGATGCCAAAGTTTTGCGCATAAAAGAATTCTTCCGAGGAGACGCTCCATCACTTCTGATATTTGAGGGTGAGACTAGAGCCCCTGTGGCCTACCAAAAACACTTAAAAGGAAGAGATGTATGCGAAGGGCAGTGTGGAATCATCTGCAGCCCCGTGGATAACACGGAGGTATTTGCTTTCCATTTGGACAGGGTGCTGGGGCTTAACAGGACATTGCCAGCGGTAAGCAGAAAGTTCAGCCTCTTACACG ATGGCCAGTCCTGCCCAGTAGTGTCATGGGATGCATCACTGTATCCAGAAGGCGTTGCTGCAGCCCTGACCACTGTCAAGTTAACATGGGGGGAATACCAGAGCTCTCTTAAACAGAGGTGCTGGTATAAAAACATCAGCCCAAAGCCTGACTCTGGCTGCTCCACAATTCATCACTATGAGTGGAGCAAATTGGCTCTGTTTGACTTCTTGCTACAG ATTCACAATCGTCTGGATCTGAGCTGTTGTGGGTTCAGACCTCGGCAGGAAGATGAGTGTGTTCAACTAGGCCACCATGCTGCATGTGGGGACCCGAACAACATACAACTGGCCAACATCATCAACAGGGATTATGACCCCAGACACCTGGTGTTCACTAACAACAAGGGGTTCTTTGACCGCAACGAGGACAACTTGGacttcaggctgctggaggGAATTAAGGA gtTTCCAGAGCAAGCAGTGTCTGTGCTGAGGAGCAGGAAGCTGAGAGAGAAACTTCTCCAGTCTCTGTTTCTGGATCAGAGGTATTGGGAAAGCCAGGGCGGCAGACATGGCATCGACAAGCTGATTGATGTTATTGAAAGACGAGCCAAGGTCCTCCTCACATACATCAATGCTCATGGGATCAAAGTCATCACAATGGATGTTTGA